The following proteins are co-located in the Prinia subflava isolate CZ2003 ecotype Zambia chromosome 16, Cam_Psub_1.2, whole genome shotgun sequence genome:
- the ZMAT2 gene encoding zinc finger matrin-type protein 2: MASGSGTKNLDFRRKWDKDEYEKLAEKRLTEEREKKDGKPAQPVKRELLRHRDYKVDLESKLGKTIVITKTTPQSEMGGYYCNVCDCVVKDSINFLDHINGKKHQRNLGMSMRVERSTLDQVKKRFEVNKKKMEEKQKDYDFEERMKELREEEEKAKAYKKEKQREKKRRAEEDLTFEEDDEMAAVMGFSGFGSTKKNH; the protein is encoded by the exons ACCAAGAACCTGGACTTCCGCCGCAAGTGGGACAAGGATGAATACGAGAAACTCGCAGAGAAGCGGCTCAcggaggagagagagaagaaggatG GCAAACCAGCTCAGCCCGTCAAAAGGGAACTTCTGCGGCACCGAGACTACAAAGTGGACCTGGAGTCCAAGCTGGGGAAAACCATTGTCATCACCAAAACTACCCCTCAGTCAGAGATGGGAGG GTATTACTGTAACGTATGTGACTGTGTGGTGAAAGATTCCATCAACTTCTTGGATCACATCAATGGCAAAAAAC ACCAGAGGAATCTGGGCATGTCCATGCGGGTGGAGCGTTCCACGCTGGACCAGGTGAAGAAACGCTTTGAGGTGAACAAGAAGAAGAtggaggagaagcagaaggatTATGACTTTGAGGAAAGGATGAAGGAACTCCGTGAGGAG gaggagaaggcCAAAGCCTAcaagaaggagaagcagagagagaagaagaggCGGGCGGAGGAAGATTTGACCTTTGAAGAGGATGATGAAATGGCAGCTGTGATGGGTTTCTCTGGTTTTGGCTCAACCAAAAAGAACCACTGA